The following coding sequences lie in one Rutidosis leptorrhynchoides isolate AG116_Rl617_1_P2 chromosome 6, CSIRO_AGI_Rlap_v1, whole genome shotgun sequence genomic window:
- the LOC139854457 gene encoding uncharacterized protein, with protein MIKQGETTIIRRETDKFWELYTDAASSEEGAGIGLLLVSPNGEEITYSIRLRFTTSNNEAEYEALIAGLRLARSIDVRQLTTYIDSQLVASQLNDHFEARDTSMQKYLELAKALTNTFTVFEIKQIPRNQNKKADALSKLASLLYDHFTKKVMVEVLKRKSTEEDTLMATITTEGECWMTPFINYLADGTLPEDKLQARRIRMWAPMYNFRIGILYRKSFIEPYLRCVGPAQAKEIIQEMHEGACSIHFGYRTIVSRIKRMGYFWPHMYRDTYDLIVNCEACQIHTPINISPRRNMIPIHAAWPFCKRGIDIVGPFPRGIRNVKFLVVAIDYFIKWVEVKPLSTITGQKILTFVWEDIVCRGLPQEIPQANKQVEVTNRDIIAGIKARLGKHRQGWVDELQHILWAQRKIPKDSTNETPFILVYGTEAVIPAEVLVPTNRVTTFDEQQNDEALRENLDALEERRTIAHIRQAEKKQKIANHYEKKVKPLDFQLNDLVLRSNEASR; from the exons ATGATCAAACAAGGAGAAACCACTATTATAAGAAGGGAAACGGACAAATTTTGGGAACTATATACGGATGCAGCGTCAAGTGAGGAGGGAGCCGGCATAGGCCTACTCCTCGTTTCCCCAAACGGAGAAGAAATAACCTACTCTATTCGGTTGAGGTTCACCACCTCAAACAACGAGGCCGAGTATGAAGCACTAATAGCAGGATTACGCTTGGCAAGAAGTATAGACGTACGACAACTTACAACTTATATCGACTCACAACTAGTAGCAAGCCAGTTAAACGACCACTTCGAAGCAAGAGATACATCGATGCAAAAATACCTAGAGCTTGCGAAAGCACTGACCAACACCTTCACAGTATTTGAAATAAAGCAAATACCCCGTAACCAGAATAAGAAAGCAGATGCTTTGAGCAAGCTTGCCTCTCTACTCTACGACCACTTCACCAAAAAGGTTATGGTTGAAGTACTGAAAAGAAAGTCAACTGAAGAGGATACTCTCATGGCAACAATCACGACGGAGGGAGAGTGTTGGATGACACCTTTCATAAATTACCTCGCTGATGGTACCCTCCCGGAGGACAAACTACAAGCCCGCAGGATACGAATGTGGGCACCAATGTACAACTTTAGAATTGGCATCTTGTATAGGAAATCTTTCATAGAGCCTTACTTAAGATGCGTTGGCCCAGCGCAGGCCAAAGAGATCATACAAGAAATGCACGAAGGAGCCTGCTCCATACATTTCGGCTACCGAACGATAGTTAGCAGGATCAAGAGAATGGGTTATTTCTGGCCACACATGTACCGGGATACATATGACCTGATCGTAAACTGTGAGGCATGTCAAATACACACTCCCATCAACATATCCCCTCGCCGTAACATGATTCCTATACATGCCGCTTGGCCGTTCTGCAAACGGGGGATCGACATTGTCGGCCCATTCCCAAGAGGCATCAGAAATGTCAAATTCCTAGTAGTCGCAATTGACTACTTTATAAAATGGGTCGAGGTAAAACCGTTAAGCACGATCACGGGACAAAAAATCTTAACCTTTGTATGGGAGGATATTGTCTGTCGTGGTTTGCCACAAGAGATA CCACAGGCCAATAAACAAGTCGAGGTCACTAATAGAGACATCATTGCCGGGATAAAAGCAAGACTAGGTAAACACCGGCAAGGATGGGTGGACGAGCTCCAACATATACTATGGGCACAACGGAAAATACCAAAAGACAGTACGAACGAAACACCTTTCATCTTGGTGTACGGCACCGAAGCGGTTATCCCGGCTGAGGTGCTTGTCCCAACCAACCGAGTAACAACATTTGATGAACAACAAAACGATGAAGCATTGCGAGAAAACTTAGATGCTCTAGAAGAACGACGGACGATAGCACATATCCGGCAAGCCGAAAAGAAGCAAAAAATCGCAAACCACTATGAAAAAAAAGTCAAGCCACTGGACTTTCAGTTAAACGACTTGGTGTTACGTAGCAACGAGGCCAGCCGATAG